In a single window of the Arachis hypogaea cultivar Tifrunner chromosome 6, arahy.Tifrunner.gnm2.J5K5, whole genome shotgun sequence genome:
- the LOC112696981 gene encoding G-type lectin S-receptor-like serine/threonine-protein kinase At4g27290 has product MTILPILLFTISFLFYHQISSANDTITQSEPLHDDGSTITSKSGTFELSFFNPGSSTNRYVGIWYKKISVRRVVWVANRDDPIKDNSGILRISEEGNLVLLAKNQTVVWSANSTTKASKNPVAQLLDSGNLVVRDDNDNEERLLWQSFDYPCDTLLPGMKLGYDLRSGLERKLTAWKNWDDPSTGNLSWAMELTSDPELVLWKGSEKYHRSGPWVGLGFSGAPLWRGTQLVIQNMVNTTSEVYYSYTLIQGTSMITITLVNQTLNARQRIVWVQEENKWKAFQTVPGDSCDYYNTCGPFGYCISNHSPNCDCLEGFEPKSQQGWDTLDYTQGCVRSEPWSCKVKGKDGFRKISGLKLPDTTHSWVDRNMKLEDCEAKCMGNCSCTAYTTLNASGGSGCVIWYGDLFDLRVSDGGQELYVRMAHTDSKKKTIVLALSITLLIVLCPLLLIFFVYYRIRKKRQEKTMPEENKEERTQEDLELPIYDLDTIMKATNNFSIDNKIGEGGYGPVYKGTLATGQEIAVKRLSGSSTQGMIEFKNEVILCAKLQHRNLVRVLGCCIEGDEKMLVYEYMSNNSLDLFLFDPTQSKLLDWSKRFDIICAVARGLLYLHQDSRLRIIHRDLKASNILLDQNMNAKISDFGMARLRRGDQDEGNTNRIVGTYGYMAPEYAIDGLFSTKSDVFSFGILLLEIISGKKNKGLTYSSNTYNLMAHAWRLWNEGNLNELIDECLRDSSSFIIPTEMFRCIHIGLLCLQRHPDDRPTITSVVKMLNNENTLPQPKEPGFLIHEVSTDRERRDTTSSINEVSVSLLKPR; this is encoded by the exons ATGACAATTCTACCCATCCTTCTTTTCACTATTTCGTTCTTGTTCTACCATCAAATTTCTTCAGCAAACGATACCATAACACAATCTGAACCACTTCATGATGATGGTAGCACGATAACTTCCAAGAGTGGAACCTTTGAGCTGAGTTTCTTCAACCCAGGCAGTTCCACAAACCGTTACGTAGGAATATGGTACAAGAAGATTTCAGTTAGAAGAGTTGTTTGGGTCGCAAACCGCGACGATCCAATCAAAGACAACTCCGGCATACTTCGCATAAGCGAAGAGGGGAATCTTGTTCTTTTAGCAAAGAATCAGACGGTTGTTTGGTCAGCAAACTCGACGACGAAGGCGTCGAAGAATCCGGTTGCGCAGCTCTTGGACAGTGGAAATTTAGTAGTTAgagatgataatgataatgaagaGAGGTTGTTATGGCAGAGTTTTGATTATCCATGTGATACGTTGTTACCAGGAATGAAGCTTGGATATGACTTGAGAAGTGGTCTGGAAAGGAAGCTTACCGCTTGGAAGAACTGGGACGATCCATCCACTGGGAACCTTTCTTGGGCCATGGAGCTTACTAGCGACCCTGAATTG GTGCTGTGGAAAGGGTCAGAGAAGTACCACAGGAGTGGACCTTGGGTGGGGCTTGGATTCAGTGGAGCACCCTTATGGAGAGGCACTCAACTCGTTATTCAAAACATGGTGAACACCACAAGCGAGGTCTACTACTCATACACTCTCATACAAGGCACTTCCATGATTACAATCACTCTTGTAAACCAAACCCTAAACGCTCGTCAACGAATCGTATGGGTTCAAGAAGAGAACAAATGGAAGGCCTTCCAAACAGTGCCCGGAGATTCTTGCGATTATTACAATACTTGCGGCCCATTCGGGTATTGCATTTCGAATCACTCACCGAATTGTGACTGTTTGGAAGGATTCGAACCCAAATCGCAACAGGGTTGGGATACACTCGATTACACACAGGGTTGCGTGCGGAGTGAGCCGTGGAGTTGTAAGGTGAAAGGTAAAGATGGGTTTCGGAAGATTTCTGGGTTGAAATTGCCGGATACTACGCATTCTTGGGTTGATAGAAATATGAAGCTTGAGGATTGTGAAGCCAAATGCATGGGGAATTGCTCTTGTACGGCTTATACGACGTTAAATGCGAGTGGTGGTAGTGGCTGTGTTATTTGGTACGGTGATCTTTTTGATCTCAgagtttctgatggaggacagGAATTGTATGTCAGAATGGCTCATACAG ATTCCAAAAAGAAGACTATCGTCTTAGCACTTTCTATCACACTTCTAATAGTACTCTGTCCGCTACTTCTAATCTTCTTCGTTTATTATAGAATCCGAAAAAAACGTCAAG AGAAAACCATGccagaagaaaataaagaggaaaGAACACAAGAAGATTTAGAGCTTCCCATCTATGACCTTGATACAATAATGAAGGCCACTAATAACTTCTCAATCGACAATAAAATTGGAGAAGGAGGATATGGCCCAGTATACAAG GGTACACTTGCAACTGGACAAGAAATTGCAGTTAAACGACTTTCAGGAAGTTCTACACAAGGAATGATTGAATTTAAGAATGAAGTAATACTGTGTGCTAAACTTCAACATCGGAATCTTGTCAGGGTTCTTGGATGTTGCATTGAAGGAGATGAGAAAATGCTAGTTTATGAGTACATGTCTAACAATAGTCTAGACTTGTTTCTTTTTG ATCCAACTCAAAGCAAACTTTTGGATTGGAGCAAGCGCTTTGACATCATTTGCGCAGTTGCTCGAGGGCTTCTCTACCTTCATCAAGATTCCAGATTAAGAATTATACACAGAGATCTTAAAGCAAGTAATATTTTATTAGACCagaatatgaatgcaaagatttCGGACTTTGGCATGGCAAGATTGCGCAGGGGAGATCAAGATGAAGGGAATACGAATAGAATTGTTGGAACATA TGGTTATATGGCTCCAGAATATGCTATTGATGGCTTGTTCTCCACAAAATCGGATGTATTTAGCTTTGGTATACTACTGCTAGAGATTATAAgtggaaagaaaaataaaggacttACCTATTCTAGCAATACTTATAATCTCATGGCACAT GCATGGCGGTTGTGGAATGAAGGCAACTTAAACGAATTGATTGATGAATGTTTAAGGGATTCATCATCATTTATTATTCCAACAGAAATGTTTCGTTGCATTCATATTGGTCTTTTATGTTTGCAACGGCATCCGGATGATAGGCCAACAATTACATCGGTGGTTAAGATGTTGAACAATGAGAACACACTGCCACAACCAAAGGAACCTGGTTTCTTGATACATGAAGTATCTACCGATCGTGAAAGAAGGGATACTACTTCTTCCATAAATGAAGTATCTGTCTCATTGTTGAAACCTAGATGA
- the LOC112696980 gene encoding ethylene-responsive transcription factor ERN1-like has protein sequence MFPMEIHFQQPNHEHNNKSNKKNPGIGITKGNKFKGRSKTNNNNNNTTNKFVGVRQRPSGRWVAEIKDTTQKIRMWLGTFETAEEAARAYDEAACLLRGSNTRTNFITHVSTDSPLASRIRNLLNDKKGIKKQENNVVSCAPRILGSTSSSSTNNDKIENSVPQVVRDDAYKPDLSSCEMNPQQTNSFWSDFGPIFDRLPFANHLLDASKIDGLITGGPTDMELLEFERMKVERQISASLYAINGVHEYMETLQESNNEPIWDLPPLCSLFC, from the coding sequence ATGTTCCCGATGGAAATTCATTTCCAGCAACCAAATCATGAGCATAATAACAAAAGTAACAAGAAGAATCCAGGAATTGGGATCACCAAAGGAAACAAATTCAAAGGAAGAagcaaaaccaacaacaacaacaacaacactacaAACAAATTTGTTGGAGTGAGGCAGAGGCCTTCAGGGAGATGGGTGGCAGAGATCAAGGACACAACACAAAAGATAAGAATGTGGCTCGGAACCTTCGAGACGGCTGAAGAGGCGGCCAGAGCCTACGACGAAGCCGCCTGCCTCCTCCGCGGATCAAACACTCGAACTAACTTCATCACTCATGTCTCCACGGATTCTCCCCTGGCTTCACGCATCAGGAACCTTCTCAACGACAAAAAAGGCatcaaaaaacaagaaaataatgtTGTTTCTTGCGCCCCAAGAATCCTTGGTAGTACTAGCTCAAGTTCAACAAACAATGATAAAATTGAGAACTCTGTTCCACAAGTAGTGCGTGATGATGCTTATAAACCGGACTTGAGCAGCTGCGAGATGAATCCACAACAAACTAATAGTTTCTGGTCGGATTTCGGACCCATCTTCGACCGCCTTCCGTTTGCTAATCATTTACTGGACGCGTCCAAGATCGACGGGCTTATTACCGGCGGCCCAACTGACATGGAGCTTCTGGAATTTGAAAGAATGAAGGTTGAAAGACAAATTTCAGCTTCACTTTATGCCATTAATGGAGTTCACGAGTACATGGAAACTCTTCAGGAATCTAATAACGAACCTATTTGGGATCTTCCACCTTTGTGCTCCTTATTCTGCTAA